One segment of Panicum virgatum strain AP13 chromosome 1K, P.virgatum_v5, whole genome shotgun sequence DNA contains the following:
- the LOC120698016 gene encoding protein phosphatase 2C and cyclic nucleotide-binding/kinase domain-containing protein-like, translated as MGCSASKCCSQLKCSLCSNGCLGQTPDSPRESRGKSSRGRGKADSTGSDDSSDDLGEDDDALNQMNATRESTVGISRLSRVSSQFLPPDGSRKVQVPLGNYYLRYSFLSQRGYYPESLDKPNQDSYCIHTPFGTSPDDHFFGVFDGHGEYGAQCSQFVKRRLCENLLRDNRFRTDAVLALHAAFVATNLQLHADNLDDSMSGTTAITILVRGKTIYVANTGDSRAVIAEKRGDDIVAVDLSIDQTPYRLDELERVKECGARVLTLDQIEGLKNPDVQCWGTEESDDGDPPRLWVQNGMYPGTAFTRSIGDSVAESIGVIADPEIFVLDLNSKNPFFVLASDGVFEFLSSQTVVDMISKYKDPRDACAEIVAESYRLWLQYETRTDDITIILVHINGLTDMESTQTVTKVSLQPPQQVVGLAGSESPLIVTSNTNNQRSRHDLSRARLRAVESSLEDGQLWVPPSPSHRKTWEEQAHIERVLHDHFLFRKLTDSQCHVLLDCMQRVEVKPGDIVVQQGGEGDCFYVVGSGEYEVLAIQEEDGKEITKVLHRYTADKLSSFGELALMHNKPLQASVRAVTSGTLWALKREDFRGILMSEFSNIPSLKLLRSVELFTRFTVLQLTQLAESLVEVSFADGQTIVDKNDDVSALYVIQRGRVRLILAADQMNSDTWDLVSAQTKQAQSSQQNDNYVVEIDEGGHFGEWALIGETISFTAIAVGDVTCSTIAKEKFDTIVGPLPKLSQADARIKESLVTKKNAADDDFPFRRVQLYDLEWKMCIYAADCSEVGLVQIKGSDKIRSLKRFYIKRVQDLHKEEQVFEEKELMKSLSQSACVPEVLCTCSDESYLGILLNCCLCCSLASILHTPLNESSAKFFAASVVIALEELHQKSIIYRGVSADILMLDRSGHLQLVDFRFAKKMEGERTYTICGIADSLAPEIVLGRGHGFPADWWALGVLIYFMLQSDMPFGSWRESELEPVTKIAKGHLVIPSTFSAEVVDLITKLLVVDENVRLGTSGAEAVKKHPWFDGFDWEQVASGTYAVPDEVTERINSCIETLNEDLTASPSVSIEDPDDHTAPEWIQDW; from the exons ATGGGCTGTTCAGCTTCCAAATGTTGTTCACAACTGAAGTGTTCTTTGTGCTCAAATGGGTGCCTCGGTCAGACACCTGACTCCCCAAGGGAATCAAGGGGGAAGTCAAGCCGAGGCAGGGGAAAGGCTGATTCCACTGGTTCAGATGACTCTTCTGATGATCTTGGGGAAGATGATGATGCTTTGAACCAAATGAATGCTACAAGGGAATCAACTGTTGGCATCAGCCGACTATCGAGGGTCTCATCACAGTTTCTTCCTCCTGATGGTTCACGCAAAGTTCAGGTCCCTTTGGGTAACTATTATCTGAGATACTCCTTCTTGTCTCAAAGAGGTTACTACCCAGAATCACTGGACAAGCCAAACCAAGATAGCTACTGCATACATACCCCATTTGGAACAAGTCCTGATGACCACTTCTTTGGTGTGTTTGATGGTCATGGAGAATATGGAGCCCAGTGCTCACAGTTTGTGAAGCGAAGATTATGCGAGAACCTGCTCAGAGATAATCGGTTCCGTACAGATGCTGTGCTTGCTCTTCATGCTGCTTTCGTGGCAACAAACTTGCAACTTCATGCCGACAATTTGGATGACTCCATGAGTGGTACTACTGCAATCACTATATTGGTCAGGGGTAAAACTATATATGTTGCAAATACTGGCGACTCACGTGCTGTTATTGCTGAAAAACGAGGGGATGATATTGTTGCTGTCGACCTCTCCATAGATCAAACTCCTTACCGGCTTGATGAGCTTGAAAGGGTCAAGGAATGTGGTGCTAGAGTTCTGACGTTAGATCAAATAGAGGGGCTAAAGAACCCAGATGTGCAGTGCTGGGGTACTGAGGAAAGTGATGATGGCGATCCTCCAAGGCTATGGGTGCAAAATGGCATGTACCCAGGAACTGCTTTTACACGTAGCATTGGAGATTCTGTTGCTGAGTCCATTGGTGTCATTGCAGATCCAGAGATTTTTGTTCTGGATCTCAATTCCAAGAATCCATTTTTTGTTCTAGCTAGTGATGGGGTTTTTGAGTTCCTTTCCAGTCAAACAGTCGTTGACATG ATTTCTAAATACAAGGATCCTCGAGATGCATGTGCAGAAATTGTTGCTGAGTCCTATCGTCTTTGGCTACAGTATGAAACTCGCACAGATGATATTACAATCATACTTGTGCATATTAATGGGTTAACTGAT ATGGAATCTACCCAGACTGTTACAAAAGTGTCTTTACAACCTCCACAGCAAGTAGTAGGATTGGCAGGTTCTGAATCACCACTAATAGTAACTTCCAACACCAACAATCAGCGTTCCAGACATGATTTATCACGCGCACGACTGAGGGCTGTTGAAAGTTCTCTGGAAGATGGTCAATTATGGGTCCCaccatctccatcacatcgaaaaaCATGGGAAGAGCAA GCGCATATTGAGCGGGTGCTACATGATCATTTCCTCTTCAGAAAGCTTACTGACTCTCAATGTCATGTTCTACTTGATTGTATGCAACGAGTTGAGGTGAAACCTGGGGATATAGTAGTGCAACAG GGTGGCGAAGGTGACTGTTTCTATGTAGTTGGTAGTGGTGAGTATGAAGTTCTGGCCATTCAG GAAGAAGATGGAAAGGAAATAACCAAGGTTCTGCATCGGTATACAGCGGACAAGCTTTCTTCCTTCGGGGAGCTAGCACTAAT GCATAATAAGCCACTTCAAGCTTCTGTTCGTGCTGTGACCAGTGGAACATTGTGGGCTCTAAAGAGGGAGGATTTTCGGGGAATTCTGATGTCAGAATTTTCAAACATACCATCATTGAAATTGCTCCGATCAGTAGAGCTGTTTACAAGATTTACAGTGCTTCAACTAACTCAACTTGCTGAGTCACTTGTTGAAGTATCTTTTGCAGATGGGCAAACAATAGTAGACAAG AATGATGATGTCTCTGCATTATATGTCATTCAAAGGGGTCGTGTGAGACTTATATTGGCGGCTGATCAGATGAACTCAGATACTTGGGACCTTGTTAGTGCTCAAACAAAGCAGGCACAAAGCAGTCAGCAAAATGATAATTATGTGGTTGAGATAGACGAGGGAGGACACTTTGGAGAGTGGGCTCTCATTGGTGAAACCATTAGTTTCACTGCTATTGCTGTTGGTGATGTGACTTGTTCTACTATTGCAAAGGAGAAATTCGATACAATTGTTGGGCCTTTGCCTAAACTGTCACAAGCTGATGCCAG GATTAAAGAATCTCTGGTCACTAAGAAGAATGCCGCAGATGATGACTTTCCCTTTAGGAGAGTGCAGCTATATGATTTG GAATGGAAAATGTGCATATATGCTGCTGATTGCAGTGAGGTTGGTCTCGTCCAAATTAAGGGCTCTG ACAAGATCAGAAGTTTAAAAAGGTTTTACATCAAGAGAGTACAAGATCTCCATAAGGAAGAACAAGTCTTTGAGGAAAAGGAACTTATGAAAAGCTTGAGCCAATCAGCTTGTGTGCCAGAAGTCTTATGCACTTGTTCTGATGAGTCATATCTAGGAATATTGCTGAATTGCTGCCTTTGTTGCTCACTGGCTTCAATACTTCATACACCGCTAAATGAGTCATCTGCAAAGTTCTTTGCAGCCTCAGTTGTTATTGCTCTAGAAGAACTTCATCAG AAGTCCATTATATATAGAGGTGTTTCGGCAGACATTCTTATGCTTGACAGATCAGGACATCTGCAGCTGGTGGATTTTAGGTTTGCAAAGAAAATGGAAGGTGAAAGGACATACACAATATGTGGGATTGCTGACTCTCTAGCACCAGAGATAGTTCTTGGTAGGGGCCATGGATTTCCTGCTGACTG GTGGGCACTTGGGGTCTTGATCTATTTCATGCTGCAGTCTGACATGCCATTTGGGTCCTGGAGGGAGAGCGAGCTGGAACCTGTTACAAAAATTGCCAAAGGCCACCTTGTTATTCCATCAACGTTCAGTGCGGAAGTTGTTGACCTTATAACCAAG CTACTTGTGGTAGATGAAAATGTTCGCCTTGGAACCAGTGGTGCTGAAGCTGTGAAAAAACATCCCTGGTTTGATGGCTTTGACTGGGAACAAGTGGCATCTGGGACTTATGCAGTACCTGATGAAGTCACTGAGCGCATCAATAGCTGTATAGAAACTCTTAATGAGGACTTGACAGCGTCTCCTTCTGTGTCTATTGAAGACCCAGATGATCATACTGCTCCAGAATGGATCCAAGATTGGTGA
- the LOC120698032 gene encoding F-box protein At3g58530-like, with amino-acid sequence MAAPAADEAWCRQTVPRVMELVSPRLPLRDVCALLAVSPWCYRALVANPRLWEVLDLREMKNAGDRLISALSLPRYRHLKVLNLEFAQDIEDRHFVHLKEMSGISLENLEFLNLNACQKISDKGIEAVTSLCANLQGLSIYWIVGLTDSSIGHITKNCRQIVDLNLSGCKNISDKVMRLIANSYQGLKKLNITRCVKLTDDGLKEVLQKCSSLESLNLYALSSFTDKVYKEIGLLSNLTFLDLCGAQNLSENGLVCISRCGGLAYLNLTWCVRVTDAGVVAIAQGCQSLELLSLFGIVGVTDACLEALSKSCSRSLTTLDVNGCIGIKRRSRDDLLKLFPKLRCFKVHS; translated from the exons atggcggcgccggcggcggacgagGCCTGGTGCCGGCAGACGGTGCCGCGGGTGATGGAGCTGGTGAGCCCGCGCCTCCCGCTGCGGGATGTCtgcgcgctgctcgccgtcagCCCCTGGTGCTACCGCGCCCTCGTCGCCAACCCCAGGCTCTGGGAG GTACTTGATCTGCGTGAGATGAAGAATGCTGGTGACCGACTTATTTCAGCACTTTCCCTG CCAAGATACCGTCACCTGAAAGTACTGAACCTTGAATTTGCGCAAGATATTGAGGACCGACATTTTGTCCATCTAAAAGAAATG AGTGGTATCTCACTGGAAAATTTAGAGTTCCTGAACCTGAACGCATGTCAGAAAATCTCTGACAAAGGAATTGAAGCTGTTACCAGTCTTTGTGCTAATCTTCAGGGCCTTTCTATCTACTGGATTGTGGG ACTGACGGACTCGAGCATTGGCCACATTACAAAGAACTGCAGGCAGATAGTGGACCTCAACTTGAGTGGCTGTAAG AATATCTCAGATAAAGTAATGCGGCTAATTGCTAATAGTTACCAGGGACTAAAGAAATTGAACATAACCAG ATGTGTTAAGTTGACAGATGATGGTCTTAAAGAGGTGCTTCAAAAATGTTCTTCACTTGAAAGCTTGAACCTTTATGCCCTTTCAAG TTTTACTGACAAGGTTTATAAGGAAATAGGATTGTTAAGTAATCTTACATTTCTAGACCTATGTGGTGCTCAG AATCTATCTGAAAATGGTCTTGTATGCATATCAAGATGTGGAGGTCTAGCATATCTCAATTTGACTTG GTGTGTACGCGTTACTGATGCTGGTGTTGTAGCTATTGCTCAAGGTTGCCAGTCCCTCGAACTGCTAAG TTTGTTTGGAATAGTTGGGGTAACTGATGCCTGCCTGGAGGCTTTATCAAAATCTTGCTCGCGCAGCCTCACAACACTCGATGTAAATGGCTGCATCGGTATTAAG AGGAGGAGCCGGGATGACCTGCTTAAGTTGTTCCCAAAGCTGCGTTGCTTCAAAGTGCACAGCTAG